In the genome of Gloeotrichia echinulata CP02, one region contains:
- a CDS encoding BMC domain-containing protein, whose amino-acid sequence MPIAVGMIETKGFPAVVEAADAMVKAARVTLVGYEKIGSARVTVIVRGDVSEVQASVAAGVEAARRVNGGEVVSTHIIARPHENLEYVLPIRYTEAVEQFRT is encoded by the coding sequence ATGCCAATTGCAGTTGGAATGATTGAAACAAAAGGTTTTCCGGCGGTAGTAGAAGCTGCTGATGCGATGGTGAAAGCCGCACGTGTAACCTTGGTAGGATATGAAAAAATCGGTAGCGCACGGGTAACAGTGATAGTCCGGGGAGACGTGTCTGAGGTACAAGCTTCAGTAGCGGCTGGGGTGGAAGCCGCCAGAAGAGTAAATGGCGGTGAAGTAGTATCCACTCACATCATTGCCCGTCCCCATGAGAACCTAGAATACGTCTTGCCGATTCGGTATACCGAAGCAGTAGAACAGTTCCGCACATAA
- a CDS encoding BMC domain-containing protein — MSIAVGMVETLGFPAVVEAADAMVKAARVTLVGYEKIGSGRVTVIVRGDVSEVQASVAAGVESVKRVNGGQVLSTHIIARPHENLEYVLPIRYTEDVEQFRENVNAIRPFGRRP, encoded by the coding sequence ATGTCCATCGCAGTGGGAATGGTAGAAACGCTAGGCTTTCCAGCGGTAGTGGAAGCAGCGGACGCAATGGTAAAAGCGGCTCGCGTCACTCTGGTAGGCTATGAAAAAATCGGTAGCGGTCGGGTGACAGTCATCGTTAGAGGCGACGTTTCCGAAGTCCAAGCTTCCGTAGCAGCGGGAGTAGAATCTGTCAAGCGAGTGAACGGTGGACAAGTCCTGTCTACCCACATCATCGCCCGTCCTCACGAAAACTTAGAATATGTCTTGCCAATTCGTTATACAGAAGACGTAGAGCAATTCCGGGAAAACGTGAACGCGATTCGTCCTTTTGGTAGAAGACCGTAA
- a CDS encoding EutN/CcmL family microcompartment protein: MQIAKVRGTVVSTQKEPSLRGVKLLMLQLVDEAGNLLPNYEVAADTVGAGVDEWVLVSRGSAARQVPGNEQRPLDAAVVAIIDTIHVEDRLIYSKKDQYR, encoded by the coding sequence ATGCAAATTGCTAAAGTTCGTGGCACAGTAGTTAGCACGCAAAAAGAACCAAGTCTTCGAGGTGTCAAACTACTGATGTTGCAGTTAGTAGATGAAGCAGGAAACCTGCTGCCCAACTATGAAGTAGCGGCGGATACCGTGGGAGCAGGAGTAGATGAGTGGGTACTAGTCAGCAGAGGTAGTGCGGCTCGTCAAGTTCCTGGTAATGAACAGCGTCCATTGGATGCAGCAGTGGTGGCGATAATTGATACTATTCACGTAGAAGATCGTCTCATTTACAGCAAAAAAGACCAATACAGATAG
- a CDS encoding ribulose bisphosphate carboxylase small subunit — protein MAVSSTAAPPTPWSRNLAEPKIHESTFVHSFSNIIGDVRIGANVIVAPGTSIRADEGTPFYIGENTNIQDGVVIHGLEQGRVIGDDQNQYSVWIGKNASITHMALIHGPAYVGDSSFIGFRSTVFNARVGAGCIVMMHALIQDVEIPPGKYVPSGAIITSQQQADRLPDVQDQDEQFAHHVVGINQALRAGYRCAADKKCIAPIRDENAKSYTSNGITVLELERSSEVANNGLGAETIEQVRYLLEQGYKIGTEHVDQRRFRTGSWTSCKPVEARTLGEAIGALEGCLADHSGEYVRLFGIDSGRRRVLETIIQRPDGTVATPASFRAPVNQSNGSSYSSNGNGNGNGNGKLSAETIEQIRQLLAGGYKVGTEHVDERRFRTGSWQSCEPINVNSTNEVIAALEDCIVNHQGEYVRLIGIDPKAKRRVLESIIQRPNGQVSPASSQKQSFASTTAAPTTATATSNRLSAEVVDQLRQLLTGGYKISVEHVDQRRFRTGSWTSAGQIQASSEREAIAALEAHIAEYEGEYVRLIGIEPKAKRRVLEAIIQRP, from the coding sequence ATGGCAGTCAGCAGCACGGCGGCGCCCCCAACCCCGTGGTCGAGGAATTTAGCTGAGCCAAAAATCCATGAAAGCACATTTGTACATTCCTTTTCCAATATTATTGGAGACGTGCGGATAGGTGCAAATGTAATCGTTGCTCCGGGAACTTCGATTAGAGCGGATGAAGGCACACCTTTTTACATTGGTGAAAACACCAATATTCAAGATGGTGTAGTGATTCATGGGTTGGAACAAGGCCGAGTAATTGGTGATGACCAAAATCAATACTCGGTATGGATTGGCAAAAATGCTTCCATTACCCACATGGCGCTCATTCACGGACCGGCTTATGTTGGGGATAGTTCCTTCATTGGCTTTCGCTCCACAGTGTTTAATGCCAGGGTAGGAGCAGGTTGCATCGTCATGATGCACGCTTTGATTCAAGATGTAGAAATTCCCCCAGGTAAATATGTACCTTCGGGAGCGATAATTACTAGTCAGCAGCAAGCAGACCGCTTACCAGATGTCCAAGACCAGGATGAGCAATTCGCCCATCATGTAGTTGGAATAAATCAGGCACTGCGAGCTGGTTATCGCTGTGCAGCCGATAAGAAATGTATAGCACCCATTCGGGACGAGAACGCTAAATCTTATACAAGTAACGGAATTACTGTTTTAGAGTTAGAAAGGAGTAGTGAAGTGGCGAACAATGGTTTGGGTGCAGAAACAATCGAACAAGTGCGCTATTTATTAGAGCAAGGGTATAAGATTGGCACGGAACACGTAGACCAAAGAAGGTTCCGCACCGGTTCTTGGACTAGTTGCAAGCCAGTGGAAGCAAGAACATTAGGAGAAGCGATCGGCGCTTTAGAAGGTTGTCTAGCAGACCACAGCGGTGAATATGTCCGGCTGTTTGGGATTGACAGCGGTAGACGACGTGTCCTAGAAACCATCATCCAACGTCCAGATGGCACAGTAGCCACACCAGCCAGCTTTAGAGCGCCTGTAAATCAGTCTAACGGCAGCAGCTACAGCAGCAATGGTAATGGTAACGGTAATGGTAATGGCAAACTCAGTGCCGAAACTATCGAGCAAATCCGCCAACTATTGGCTGGTGGGTACAAAGTTGGCACAGAACACGTAGATGAGCGGCGATTCCGCACGGGTTCTTGGCAAAGTTGTGAGCCAATTAACGTAAATTCGACAAATGAAGTCATCGCCGCCTTAGAAGACTGTATAGTCAACCATCAAGGCGAATATGTGCGCTTAATTGGCATTGACCCCAAAGCCAAACGGCGAGTGTTAGAAAGCATAATTCAACGGCCTAATGGTCAAGTTAGCCCAGCTAGCAGCCAGAAGCAGTCATTTGCTAGTACAACTGCAGCCCCTACAACCGCAACTGCTACCAGTAACCGCCTGAGTGCTGAAGTAGTAGACCAACTACGACAACTCTTGACAGGTGGCTATAAAATTAGCGTAGAACACGTAGACCAAAGACGCTTCCGCACAGGTTCTTGGACTAGCGCAGGTCAAATTCAAGCCTCCTCAGAAAGAGAAGCGATCGCCGCCTTAGAAGCGCACATCGCCGAATATGAAGGGGAATATGTCCGGTTAATTGGTATCGAACCCAAAGCCAAGCGTCGGGTATTGGAAGCGATTATCCAACGGCCATAA
- a CDS encoding transferase, whose product MSVPPLRLSNNFESYISGEVSIHPSAVLAPGVILQAATNSKIIIGPGACIGMGSILQVYEGTLEVEAGVNLGAGFLMVGNGKIGSNACIGSATTVFYFSVAPGQVVAPGSILGDTSRQIRQITEPEPSITHSDSTITQDQKEEPENQTKEQKLSGEEKPISSTKTSAAPVLELEYQTISFSSPVTTPNSESPPVEEIAAAPTEINDDSQRSPPATESVNTFGTQIYGQGSIQRLLITLFPHRQTLSEPISDNQSE is encoded by the coding sequence ATGTCTGTGCCGCCACTGCGCCTCAGTAATAATTTTGAATCCTACATTAGTGGCGAGGTGAGTATTCATCCAAGTGCGGTACTCGCACCAGGGGTGATACTCCAAGCGGCTACAAACAGCAAGATCATCATCGGTCCTGGGGCCTGTATTGGTATGGGGTCGATTCTCCAAGTTTATGAAGGAACCCTAGAAGTAGAAGCCGGAGTGAACTTGGGAGCCGGTTTCCTGATGGTTGGCAATGGTAAAATTGGTTCAAATGCTTGTATTGGTTCTGCTACAACAGTTTTCTACTTTTCGGTGGCACCAGGACAAGTAGTTGCACCAGGTTCAATTTTGGGTGACACCAGTCGCCAGATTCGGCAAATTACAGAACCTGAACCTTCCATCACTCACTCAGATTCGACAATTACACAAGACCAGAAGGAAGAACCAGAAAATCAGACAAAGGAACAAAAGCTTTCAGGTGAGGAAAAACCGATTTCTTCAACTAAAACCTCGGCAGCCCCTGTTCTAGAGTTAGAATACCAGACTATTTCCTTCTCAAGTCCTGTTACCACTCCCAACAGCGAATCTCCTCCCGTCGAGGAAATCGCCGCAGCGCCTACAGAAATTAACGATGATTCTCAACGCAGCCCCCCTGCTACTGAATCTGTGAATACTTTTGGTACTCAAATTTACGGTCAAGGAAGCATACAAAGACTATTAATCACATTATTTCCACATCGGCAAACCTTGAGCGAACCAATCTCTGACAATCAGTCTGAGTAA
- a CDS encoding BMC domain-containing protein, whose protein sequence is METFHQRPISTIQASQRRDSLKDTALGLVSTKSFPAIVGTADMMLKSAGVHLIGYEKIGSGHCTAIVRGGIADVRLAVEAGVQTAEQFGQLVSSLVIARPFPNLDVVLPITNRLSKIMEEGGYSRLSNQAVGLVETRGFPAMVGACDAMLKAADVHLAAYEKIGAGLCTAIIRGSVANVAVAVEAGMYEAERIGELNAVMVIPRPLDELEQTLPLASCWIEERQPLKLPVNIKEQVAELEVLQLPDLTKLPVKIPEE, encoded by the coding sequence ATGGAAACATTTCATCAACGGCCTATTAGCACAATCCAGGCATCCCAGCGTCGAGACAGCCTCAAAGATACTGCCTTGGGTTTAGTATCTACCAAAAGCTTTCCAGCGATTGTTGGCACGGCGGATATGATGCTCAAATCGGCAGGAGTTCATCTAATAGGCTATGAAAAAATTGGTAGTGGACACTGTACAGCCATTGTTCGGGGTGGTATCGCTGATGTCCGTCTTGCCGTAGAAGCTGGTGTCCAAACTGCTGAACAGTTTGGTCAGCTGGTTTCTAGCTTAGTGATTGCCAGGCCTTTTCCTAACTTAGATGTAGTGCTACCCATCACAAATCGTCTCAGTAAAATCATGGAAGAGGGCGGTTATAGCCGCCTGAGTAATCAAGCAGTTGGATTAGTAGAAACACGGGGCTTTCCGGCGATGGTAGGAGCATGTGATGCCATGCTCAAAGCTGCTGATGTTCATTTGGCAGCGTATGAAAAAATCGGTGCGGGTTTGTGTACAGCCATTATTCGTGGCTCCGTGGCAAATGTTGCGGTAGCAGTGGAAGCGGGTATGTACGAAGCAGAACGCATTGGAGAATTAAACGCTGTGATGGTGATTCCTCGTCCCTTAGATGAATTAGAGCAAACTTTGCCATTAGCAAGTTGCTGGATAGAAGAACGTCAACCCTTAAAGTTGCCCGTCAATATCAAGGAACAAGTTGCCGAATTAGAAGTACTTCAGTTGCCAGATTTAACCAAGTTACCCGTCAAAATTCCAGAAGAATGA
- a CDS encoding LysR substrate-binding domain-containing protein, which produces MNQATLHQLKVFEAAARHSSFTRAAEELFLTQPTVSMQIKQLTKSVGLPLFEQVGKRLYLTEAGRELFATCRQIFENIAQFEMKVADLKGLKQGKLRLAVITTAKYLVPRLLGPFCQLYPGIDISLQVTNHEGILERMMNNLDDLYVMSQVPENLDVNCQPFLDNPLVVFAPINHPLTKEQNIPIQRLANEPFIMREPGSGTRRAVQSLLEKHGVAVKVKLELGSNEAIKQAIAGGLGISVLSRHTLITETSDLSILDVQHFPIKRTWYMVHPSGKQLSIVARTYYEYLLDAAKKFVEQNTAFAWGTFEQDQG; this is translated from the coding sequence TTGAACCAAGCGACGCTACACCAGTTGAAGGTGTTCGAGGCTGCAGCTCGGCACAGTAGTTTTACGCGTGCGGCCGAGGAATTATTTCTCACCCAACCCACCGTTTCTATGCAGATTAAGCAACTGACAAAATCGGTAGGTTTACCATTGTTTGAACAAGTGGGTAAGCGCTTGTATCTAACTGAGGCGGGAAGAGAATTATTTGCCACTTGTCGGCAAATTTTTGAGAATATAGCTCAATTTGAAATGAAGGTGGCAGATTTAAAAGGGCTAAAACAGGGGAAATTACGTTTAGCCGTAATTACAACAGCAAAATATTTAGTACCTCGGTTGTTAGGGCCTTTTTGCCAACTTTATCCAGGAATTGATATCTCTCTACAAGTAACCAATCATGAAGGGATTTTAGAGAGGATGATGAATAATCTGGATGACTTGTATGTGATGAGCCAAGTTCCAGAAAATCTCGATGTCAATTGTCAACCATTTTTAGATAATCCTTTGGTAGTATTTGCACCAATTAATCATCCATTGACGAAAGAGCAAAACATCCCCATCCAACGCCTGGCCAATGAACCTTTTATTATGCGCGAACCTGGTTCAGGAACACGCCGCGCTGTCCAAAGTTTGTTAGAAAAACATGGAGTGGCTGTGAAAGTTAAGCTGGAATTGGGGAGTAACGAAGCAATTAAACAAGCGATTGCTGGTGGGTTAGGAATTTCGGTTTTATCTCGCCATACCTTAATCACAGAGACTTCAGATCTCAGCATTCTCGATGTTCAGCACTTTCCCATTAAACGCACTTGGTACATGGTTCACCCCTCTGGTAAACAGTTATCTATTGTTGCTCGTACCTATTACGAGTATCTGCTAGATGCAGCTAAGAAGTTTGTCGAGCAAAATACTGCTTTTGCTTGGGGGACCTTTGAGCAAGATCAAGGCTAG